A DNA window from Ipomoea triloba cultivar NCNSP0323 chromosome 10, ASM357664v1 contains the following coding sequences:
- the LOC116031979 gene encoding E3 ubiquitin-protein ligase BOI-like: MAVEATHLNLFPPQQLMPNRELVNTTAQGNGFGFDNGHPMGSGVLPLAGALPESVFPFHPSLVCDSVQAKTSMNTDSGLTYNLQQVPCRKRPRDSFNHFIASPPQKTAQIPSFFGDDVLPIIQQYQIEIDRIVSHHTKKMKMEFEERQKQQGRILVGAIGERVMKKLKEKDDQIERMGKLNLALQERVKSLYVENQLWRDLAQTNEATANSLRSNLEQVLAHVGDEQISGGLVGRGAVEGDAESCCGSNHVEEEEESPEIGTAPPPAPENSGVRRMCRRCGERESSVLLLPCRHLCLCSACGSTMFHNCPVCNSNMNATVHVNMSS; encoded by the exons ATGGCGGTTGAAGCCACACATCTCAATCTTTTTCCTCCCCAGCAACTCATGCCTAACAG agaGTTGGTGAATACTACGGCCCAGGGGAATGGGTTTGGATTCGATAATGGGCATCCGATGGGATCGGGGGTGTTGCCCCTCGCCGGCGCATTGCCGGAGAGTGTGTTTCCGTTTCACCCGTCTTTGGTTTGCGACTCGGTTCAGGCGAAGACGTCGATGAACACCGACAGTGGGCTCACGTATAATCTCCAACAGGTTCCTTGCAGAAAGCGACCCAGAGATTCATTCAATCACTTCATTGCTTCTCCCCCTCAGAAGACCGCTCAAATCCCATCTTTTTTCGGAGATGATGTTCTGCCTATTATTCAGCAGTATCAAATAGAAATCGATCGCATCGTCTCACACcat ACgaaaaagatgaaaatggaATTCGAAGAGAGGCAAAAGCAACAGGGGAGGATTTTGGTTGGGGCAATCGGAGAAAGGGTGATGAAGAAACTCAAGGAAAAAGACGATCAGATTGAGAGAATGGGGAAACTGAATTTAGCCCTCCAAGAGAGGGTGAAGAGCCTCTACGTAGAGAACCAGCTATGGAGAGACCTAGCGCAGACCAACGAAGCCACCGCCAATTCTCTCCGCTCCAACTTGGAACAAGTCCTGGCCCACGTCGGCGACGAGCAAATCTCCGGCGGCCTCGTCGGCCGCGGTGCGGTGGAGGGAGACGCCGAGTCCTGCTGCGGCAGCAATCAcgtggaggaggaagaagagtcCCCGGAAATTGGGACTGCCCCGCCGCCGGCGCCGGAAAACAGCGGCGTGAGGAGGATGTGCCGGCGGTGCGGGGAAAGAGAGTCCAGCGTGTTGCTGTTGCCATGTAGGCATCTGTGTCTCTGCTCGGCTTGTGGGTCCACCATGTTCCATAACTGCCCCGTCTGCAACTCTAACATGAATGCCACTGTGCATGTTAACATGTCTTCTTGA